A part of Microbacterium terregens genomic DNA contains:
- a CDS encoding glycosyltransferase family 4 protein, whose amino-acid sequence MNRADDAAVHFVVPDGIEDADRVSGGNVYDLRIAEALRAHGLDIRMRSVIPGGTHALSRALSHLPRDSVVLIDGLIALAAPDALDAHSSRLRIVVLAHMVASAMTGIGDAGGTIERERRALRAARHVIATSEWTRAELIARALAMPRRITVVHPGTDAAPVATGSVPVPHMLCVGAVAPHKGQDVLVHALAGMTDLPGWTCSIVGSLNADPAFAARTAAAIRSAGLEERVVLTGALTGERRTEMFLSADLVVAPSRTESYGMVAAEALARGIPVVAAHVGGLPEAINGSAAGVLVPADDPETLRAVLRQWAGDPDVRAALKARALVRTAGRTWGESAQIAAAVLIGARRGVDGAGYERRLAG is encoded by the coding sequence GTGAACAGGGCGGACGATGCGGCCGTGCACTTCGTCGTGCCCGACGGCATCGAGGACGCCGATCGTGTCAGCGGCGGGAACGTCTACGACCTTCGCATCGCTGAGGCGCTGCGCGCCCACGGTCTCGACATCCGGATGAGGTCGGTGATCCCCGGCGGAACGCACGCGCTGTCCCGCGCGCTGTCCCATCTCCCGCGGGATTCCGTCGTGCTGATCGACGGACTGATCGCCCTTGCGGCGCCGGACGCGCTGGACGCGCACTCGAGCCGCCTTCGCATCGTCGTGCTGGCGCACATGGTCGCGAGCGCCATGACCGGGATCGGGGACGCCGGGGGGACCATCGAACGAGAGCGCCGTGCTCTGCGTGCCGCGCGGCATGTGATCGCCACCAGCGAATGGACCCGGGCTGAGCTCATCGCCCGCGCGCTCGCGATGCCCCGGCGGATCACGGTCGTCCATCCCGGCACGGATGCCGCACCCGTTGCGACAGGATCAGTCCCGGTCCCCCACATGCTGTGCGTCGGCGCCGTCGCGCCCCACAAGGGGCAGGATGTCCTCGTTCACGCCTTGGCGGGCATGACCGATCTGCCCGGTTGGACGTGCTCGATCGTGGGCTCGCTGAACGCCGACCCCGCGTTCGCAGCGCGGACTGCCGCCGCGATCCGTTCCGCCGGTCTCGAGGAGCGAGTCGTCCTCACGGGGGCTCTCACGGGTGAGCGGCGGACGGAGATGTTTCTGTCTGCGGACCTCGTCGTCGCTCCCTCGCGGACGGAGAGCTACGGCATGGTCGCCGCTGAGGCTCTCGCCCGCGGCATCCCGGTCGTGGCGGCCCACGTCGGCGGACTGCCGGAGGCGATCAACGGCAGCGCGGCCGGCGTCCTCGTTCCGGCGGACGATCCGGAGACGCTGCGCGCCGTCCTGCGGCAGTGGGCGGGGGACCCCGATGTGCGTGCTGCGCTCAAGGCGAGAGCGCTGGTGCGCACGGCCGGACGGACATGGGGCGAGTCCGCGCAGATCGCCGCCGCGGTCCTCATCGGTGCCCGCCGGGGAGTCGACGGCGCCGGATACGAGAGGCGGCTCGCGGGGTGA
- a CDS encoding RibD family protein, translated as MILSAAMSLDGYLDTASPPRLALSNAADFDRVDELRSHSDAILVGARTVRADNPRLLVRSEERRARRSAAGLGPSPLKVTLTATGDLNPRSEFFTAGEATKLVYCPRSAVRRTRNRLGERATVVGLGDAVTVSDLVGELSDRGVRTLLVEGGGTVITQFLASELVDELQLAIAPFFVADRRAPRLTGDGEIPWTPDRHAPLAETRRIGDMVVLKYVLSTPRAGAVIVDNGNGGRDA; from the coding sequence GTGATCCTCAGCGCCGCCATGTCGCTCGACGGGTACCTGGACACCGCTTCTCCGCCGCGGCTGGCCCTCTCGAACGCGGCGGACTTCGATCGAGTGGACGAGTTGCGGTCGCATAGCGACGCCATCCTGGTCGGAGCGCGCACCGTGCGCGCAGACAATCCGAGACTGCTGGTACGCAGCGAAGAGCGACGGGCAAGGCGCAGCGCAGCGGGCTTGGGTCCGTCGCCCCTCAAGGTGACCTTGACGGCAACGGGCGACCTCAATCCTCGGTCGGAATTCTTCACCGCCGGAGAGGCGACGAAGCTCGTGTACTGCCCGCGATCGGCGGTCCGGCGGACGCGCAACCGATTGGGCGAACGCGCGACGGTCGTCGGACTGGGTGATGCGGTCACCGTATCCGACTTGGTGGGCGAACTGAGCGATCGCGGCGTGCGCACGCTCCTGGTGGAGGGCGGCGGAACGGTGATCACACAGTTCCTGGCATCCGAGCTCGTGGATGAGCTGCAGCTGGCCATCGCACCGTTCTTCGTCGCTGACCGCCGTGCGCCCCGGCTGACCGGCGACGGCGAAATCCCCTGGACGCCCGATCGGCACGCACCCCTCGCCGAGACCCGTCGTATCGGCGACATGGTGGTTCTCAAATATGTCCTGTCCACGCCCCGCGCAGGCGCCGTGATCGTCGACAACGGAAACGGCGGACGCGACGCGTAG
- a CDS encoding class I SAM-dependent methyltransferase, which translates to MVTVNEADHTRERLMAIYRKKARRYDITSRLYPVPGYPQRSQRLRALRELGLRAGDTVVDIACGTGLNFGLLEAAIGPRGHIVGVDLTDAMLARAEDRVEANGWSNVSLVQADAADFSFPAGVDAILSTYALTQVPECGQVIAHGAAALSGGGRWVVLDLKIPDITPGWLSRLGIATVRGSASLDAWIMRRPWETIRAEIQDRLVDPSWTALCFGTAFLAAGSGPETPR; encoded by the coding sequence GTGGTCACGGTGAACGAGGCCGACCATACTCGAGAGCGCCTGATGGCGATCTACCGCAAGAAGGCCAGGCGCTATGACATCACCTCCCGGCTGTACCCGGTGCCCGGCTACCCGCAGCGGTCGCAGCGCTTGCGTGCACTGCGTGAGCTGGGCCTCCGCGCTGGAGACACCGTGGTCGACATCGCTTGCGGTACGGGCCTGAACTTCGGGCTGCTGGAGGCGGCGATCGGTCCCCGCGGTCACATCGTGGGAGTCGACCTCACCGACGCGATGCTCGCCCGTGCCGAAGACCGGGTCGAAGCGAACGGCTGGAGCAACGTGAGCCTCGTACAGGCCGACGCGGCCGACTTCAGCTTTCCGGCTGGGGTCGACGCGATCCTGTCCACCTACGCCTTGACGCAGGTGCCGGAGTGCGGACAGGTCATCGCGCACGGTGCCGCGGCCCTCTCCGGCGGCGGACGCTGGGTAGTGCTCGATCTCAAGATCCCCGACATCACGCCGGGGTGGCTGTCGCGGCTGGGAATCGCAACGGTGCGGGGTTCCGCCTCCCTTGACGCGTGGATCATGCGCCGTCCGTGGGAGACGATCCGCGCGGAGATCCAGGACCGATTGGTTGACCCCTCCTGGACTGCGCTGTGCTTCGGGACTGCTTTCCTCGCCGCCGGGTCCGGCCCCGAAACCCCTCGCTGA
- a CDS encoding zinc-binding alcohol dehydrogenase: MLEAMAFWIDGPGVGVLRRGPIARAGEGDVLVRTGYTGISRGTEASVFLGRVPAGEHERMRAPFQEGDFPGPVKYGYLNVGVVEQGPEALRGRTVFTLFPHQSLFVAPADAVVPVPPGVPARRAVLAGAVETAVNVLWDAAPLIGDRVTIVGAGMIGCCVARLIRSIPGLDVVLVDVDESRREIAERLGVAFAGPGDAPADRDLVVNTSGSESGLRLALESVVTDGEVIEASWYGDRPVTLMLGADFHSRRLTIRSSQVGAVAERRRNTRTTRDRLTLALELLRDPAFDALLTGHSSWRDLPAVMAGLATGRSGDLCHTIDWGDAA, translated from the coding sequence TTGCTCGAGGCCATGGCTTTCTGGATCGACGGACCGGGTGTCGGCGTTCTCCGCCGCGGGCCGATCGCTCGTGCCGGCGAGGGGGACGTCCTTGTGCGCACCGGCTACACGGGTATCAGCCGCGGCACCGAGGCATCCGTCTTTCTGGGTCGCGTACCGGCCGGCGAGCACGAGAGGATGCGCGCGCCCTTCCAGGAGGGGGACTTTCCGGGCCCGGTGAAGTACGGCTATCTCAACGTAGGCGTCGTCGAGCAGGGCCCCGAAGCGCTCCGCGGCCGCACGGTCTTCACCCTGTTCCCCCATCAGTCCCTCTTCGTCGCTCCCGCCGACGCTGTGGTCCCCGTGCCGCCCGGCGTGCCCGCCCGCCGCGCGGTGCTCGCCGGCGCGGTGGAGACCGCGGTGAACGTGCTGTGGGATGCCGCCCCCCTCATCGGGGACCGGGTGACGATCGTCGGCGCTGGGATGATCGGATGCTGCGTCGCGCGGCTGATCCGCAGCATCCCCGGACTCGACGTCGTGCTGGTCGATGTAGATGAATCGCGTCGCGAGATCGCCGAGCGACTGGGCGTCGCTTTCGCCGGGCCGGGCGACGCGCCGGCGGATCGCGATCTGGTCGTCAACACGAGCGGATCGGAGTCCGGGCTGCGGCTCGCATTGGAGTCCGTGGTGACCGACGGCGAGGTGATCGAGGCCAGCTGGTACGGCGACCGCCCGGTGACGCTCATGCTCGGAGCCGACTTCCACTCGCGACGACTGACCATCCGCTCGAGCCAGGTGGGCGCCGTCGCCGAACGCCGACGGAACACGCGCACGACTCGCGACCGGCTGACGCTCGCGCTCGAGCTCCTGCGCGACCCCGCCTTCGATGCGCTGCTGACCGGCCACTCCTCCTGGCGGGACCTGCCCGCGGTGATGGCGGGGCTCGCGACCGGCCGGAGCGGGGACCTGTGCCACACGATCGATTGGGGGGATGCCGCGTGA
- a CDS encoding SRPBCC family protein translates to MTIRTESRITVARGVSDVWDYMCDVGRWPEWAPTVLECRVRGGGVLRPGAWVEQRARDFGWNHSRSEQVTTVEAPRSMAFVGTMGTSVARWGMEFGPAGDGYTEAMMWVEVDPARFMRAIPGRALRAQIQRVSDIEMAGIKAAVESGAQAGAWSR, encoded by the coding sequence ATGACGATCAGAACCGAGAGCCGCATCACAGTCGCGCGGGGCGTCAGCGACGTGTGGGACTACATGTGCGACGTCGGACGCTGGCCGGAGTGGGCGCCGACGGTGCTCGAATGTCGGGTTCGCGGCGGCGGTGTGCTCCGGCCCGGCGCGTGGGTGGAGCAGCGGGCGAGGGACTTCGGCTGGAATCACAGCCGGAGTGAGCAGGTGACCACCGTCGAGGCACCGCGCTCGATGGCGTTCGTCGGCACGATGGGAACCTCGGTCGCGCGCTGGGGAATGGAGTTCGGGCCGGCGGGCGATGGATACACCGAAGCCATGATGTGGGTCGAGGTCGACCCGGCCCGCTTCATGCGCGCCATCCCCGGCCGTGCCCTCCGGGCTCAGATTCAGCGGGTGAGCGATATCGAGATGGCGGGGATCAAGGCGGCGGTCGAGTCGGGCGCGCAGGCAGGCGCGTGGTCACGGTGA
- a CDS encoding SAM-dependent methyltransferase, with product MSEIIQVSSDWLALREHEDARARSRELALTAAGMLESGPIVVHDLGSGTGSMMRWMAPILPGPQTWILHDWNAELVERAAGGVAPLDREGRPVAIRTRSGELAHLAAGDLDSASLVTASALLDVLTTEELHALVQACVAVGCPVLLSLSVTGEVRLDPADPRDGLFEEAFNAHQRRHVGGRPLLGPTGGALAQRLFVESGWKVRSAATFWRLGDHDPRLLDEWFDGWVDAASEQLGGRRSSGPEYRESRTAQRQRGDLCAVLAHTDLLAWP from the coding sequence GTGAGCGAGATCATTCAGGTCAGCAGCGACTGGCTGGCGCTTCGAGAGCACGAGGACGCCCGGGCCCGTTCCCGTGAGCTCGCCCTCACCGCAGCCGGCATGCTCGAGTCCGGTCCGATCGTCGTCCATGACCTGGGCAGCGGAACGGGGTCGATGATGCGCTGGATGGCACCGATCCTCCCCGGACCGCAGACCTGGATCCTGCACGACTGGAACGCGGAGCTCGTCGAACGGGCTGCCGGCGGGGTCGCCCCGCTCGATCGCGAGGGCAGGCCCGTCGCCATCCGAACCCGCAGCGGGGAGCTCGCACACCTTGCCGCCGGGGATCTCGACTCCGCGTCACTGGTGACCGCCTCCGCCTTGCTCGATGTGCTGACCACCGAGGAACTGCACGCGCTGGTCCAGGCGTGCGTGGCCGTCGGCTGCCCGGTGCTCCTGAGCCTGAGCGTGACCGGCGAGGTCCGCCTCGACCCGGCGGATCCGCGCGACGGTCTCTTCGAGGAGGCCTTCAACGCGCATCAGCGACGTCATGTCGGCGGACGTCCACTCCTCGGACCGACCGGTGGCGCGCTCGCGCAGCGCCTCTTCGTGGAGTCCGGGTGGAAGGTGCGATCGGCCGCCACCTTCTGGCGGCTGGGAGACCACGACCCTCGGCTTCTCGACGAGTGGTTCGACGGCTGGGTCGATGCGGCCTCGGAACAGCTCGGTGGTCGTCGCTCGTCAGGCCCCGAGTACCGCGAATCGCGTACCGCGCAGAGACAGCGCGGCGACCTCTGCGCCGTCCTGGCGCACACCGATCTGCTGGCGTGGCCGTGA
- a CDS encoding SRPBCC domain-containing protein has translation MTDGRRLAHSGFTLVRDYPVPVHNVWRAFAEEDRKRDWFGDGDTFARGAWAFDFRVGGRDVDEAQFHGGPLSRYEGVYTDIVEHERIVTTYDMWLDGAHMSTSIASFEFESIPDGTRLTHVEHGIFFDRFWADAPQREQGMRGILETLADHLT, from the coding sequence GATGGACGCCGACTCGCGCACTCCGGTTTCACCCTCGTCCGCGACTACCCCGTGCCCGTCCACAACGTGTGGCGCGCCTTCGCCGAGGAAGACCGCAAGCGCGACTGGTTCGGCGACGGCGACACCTTCGCCCGCGGCGCGTGGGCGTTCGACTTCCGCGTCGGCGGCCGCGACGTCGACGAAGCACAGTTTCACGGCGGACCACTCTCGCGCTACGAGGGCGTGTACACCGACATCGTCGAGCACGAACGCATCGTCACGACCTACGACATGTGGCTCGACGGCGCCCACATGTCCACATCGATCGCCTCGTTCGAGTTCGAATCGATCCCGGACGGCACGCGACTCACGCACGTCGAGCACGGAATCTTCTTCGACCGGTTCTGGGCCGACGCCCCGCAACGCGAACAGGGCATGCGCGGCATCCTCGAAACGCTCGCTGACCACCTCACGTGA
- a CDS encoding 6-carboxytetrahydropterin synthase: MTFAVTVRDHIMIAHSFSGESFGPAQRLHGATFVVDASFRADELDEDGVVVDIGRAADALHQITSALTYRNLDDEPEFDGVNTTTERMCQVIADRLAAHVADGRLGPAAGRLSSVGVTLHESHIAWASYERTL; the protein is encoded by the coding sequence GTGACCTTCGCCGTGACGGTGCGAGACCACATCATGATCGCTCACAGCTTCTCCGGGGAGTCGTTCGGCCCCGCGCAACGGCTGCACGGCGCGACGTTCGTCGTCGACGCATCGTTCCGAGCGGACGAGCTGGACGAGGACGGCGTGGTCGTCGACATCGGGCGGGCCGCCGACGCGCTCCACCAGATCACGAGCGCGCTGACCTATCGCAATCTGGACGACGAACCGGAATTCGACGGGGTGAACACCACGACGGAGCGGATGTGCCAGGTCATCGCCGACCGACTCGCCGCCCATGTCGCCGATGGGCGACTCGGGCCGGCGGCCGGGCGACTGTCGTCGGTCGGCGTCACCCTGCACGAGTCTCACATCGCCTGGGCGAGCTACGAGAGGACGTTGTGA